In Aeromicrobium marinum DSM 15272, one genomic interval encodes:
- a CDS encoding winged helix-turn-helix transcriptional regulator encodes MTSAPDVRLDEHGEVTPLEAGGPNAIAVSNGVLADEWSLWIIRHALWGATRYTDWMNLGPIPGSALTTRLASLVAADILRKQPYSERPVRHEYVLTARGRQVWPILIAIWAWERGWVHEVDLPRMRHTTCGEFFDPVLTCGGCRHPIQWREVDAKIGPSGDWNRNLPTTARRQRSRNDPRPSEVIDETMELIGNRWSSAILGASFLGATRFSDFQKRLSASPTIIADRLRVFAELGVLAQTPTAERADWMEYRLTAKGQAFLPVVLLMIEWGHRWYEAPDGPALLLHHIPCTATLHSILHCSACNEPLNGHAIEAVPSDGTSSV; translated from the coding sequence ATGACCAGCGCCCCGGACGTCCGCCTGGACGAGCACGGCGAGGTGACCCCGCTCGAGGCGGGAGGACCCAACGCCATCGCCGTCTCGAACGGCGTGCTGGCCGACGAGTGGTCGCTGTGGATCATCCGGCACGCCCTCTGGGGTGCGACCCGGTACACCGACTGGATGAACCTCGGACCGATCCCCGGATCGGCCCTCACGACCCGGCTCGCCTCGCTCGTCGCAGCCGACATCCTGCGCAAGCAGCCGTACAGCGAACGGCCCGTGCGCCACGAGTACGTGCTGACCGCGCGCGGTCGTCAGGTGTGGCCGATCCTCATCGCGATCTGGGCCTGGGAGCGCGGCTGGGTGCACGAGGTCGACCTGCCCCGCATGCGGCACACCACCTGCGGCGAGTTCTTCGACCCCGTGCTGACCTGCGGAGGCTGCCGGCACCCGATCCAGTGGCGCGAGGTCGACGCCAAGATCGGCCCCAGCGGCGACTGGAACCGCAACCTGCCGACCACCGCGCGGCGTCAACGGTCACGCAACGACCCGCGCCCCAGTGAGGTCATCGACGAGACCATGGAGCTGATCGGCAACCGCTGGTCCAGCGCCATCCTCGGTGCGTCGTTCCTCGGGGCCACCCGGTTCAGCGACTTCCAGAAGCGACTGTCGGCCTCACCGACGATCATCGCCGACCGGCTGCGCGTGTTCGCCGAGCTGGGGGTGCTCGCCCAGACGCCGACCGCCGAACGCGCCGACTGGATGGAGTACCGGCTCACGGCCAAGGGGCAGGCCTTCCTGCCGGTCGTGCTGCTGATGATCGAGTGGGGTCACCGCTGGTACGAGGCACCGGACGGACCGGCGCTGCTGCTGCACCACATCCCCTGCACGGCCACGCTGCACTCGATCCTGCACTGCAGCGCGTGCAACGAACCGCTCAACGGTCACGCCATCGAGGCCGTGCCCTCCGACGGCACGTCGTCGGTCTGA
- a CDS encoding ABC transporter substrate-binding protein, producing MKTTPGTRYTRIALPLATAALLTLSACGSGSEESGEAADSAIDPADFSINLDDCTDPAAVTEEITDTFTIGYSAPLSGPVAGAVELATAGYDARIAAENEAGGIDGVMIEVIYKDDAFAPDKAKANGTEFIDSIGVDALATFGTGPLSAMVDDQNAACVPMLYPSSSTKDYVDIEEFPWTTTILPLAENEAKFLVDLIQDRYDEDVKVGIAENETASGSVQSEAFQAAAEDAGLEITAIVSDADPVAAATELLSQDVEVVYHGGVTGTCAAFDIASGRVGYEPDLVLKPSNCVNAVEYISAGDAADGIELGAFGKDPNAPENADDEGVALYREQMEAAGVPEDVIGNAVAVSGWTQADLVINTLKQAAASDDGLTRLSVMAAARDQDYASPMLINGIQWYSTPELLTGIDGFRPITWNAAEQRFEPAGEVISIRPE from the coding sequence ATGAAGACCACCCCCGGCACGCGGTACACCCGCATCGCCCTTCCCCTCGCGACAGCCGCCCTGCTGACGCTCTCGGCCTGCGGGTCCGGCAGCGAGGAGTCCGGAGAGGCCGCCGACTCGGCGATCGACCCGGCCGACTTCAGCATCAACCTCGACGACTGCACCGATCCGGCCGCGGTCACCGAGGAGATCACCGACACCTTCACGATCGGCTACAGCGCCCCGCTGTCCGGTCCGGTCGCCGGTGCGGTCGAGCTGGCCACGGCCGGCTACGACGCCCGCATCGCCGCCGAGAACGAGGCCGGCGGCATCGACGGCGTCATGATCGAGGTCATCTACAAGGACGACGCGTTCGCGCCCGACAAGGCCAAGGCCAACGGCACCGAGTTCATCGACAGCATCGGCGTCGACGCCCTCGCGACCTTCGGCACCGGCCCGCTGAGCGCGATGGTCGACGACCAGAACGCCGCGTGCGTCCCGATGCTGTACCCGAGCTCGTCGACCAAGGACTACGTCGACATCGAAGAGTTCCCGTGGACCACCACGATCCTGCCGCTGGCCGAGAACGAGGCCAAGTTCCTCGTCGACCTGATCCAGGACCGCTACGACGAGGACGTCAAGGTCGGCATCGCCGAGAACGAGACCGCGTCGGGTTCGGTCCAGAGCGAGGCCTTCCAGGCCGCCGCCGAGGACGCCGGGCTGGAGATCACCGCGATCGTCTCCGACGCCGACCCGGTCGCCGCGGCGACCGAGCTGCTGTCGCAGGACGTCGAGGTCGTCTACCACGGTGGCGTGACCGGCACCTGTGCCGCGTTCGACATCGCCAGCGGCCGCGTGGGCTACGAGCCCGACCTGGTGCTCAAGCCCAGCAACTGCGTCAACGCCGTGGAGTACATCTCCGCCGGTGACGCCGCGGACGGCATCGAGCTGGGTGCGTTCGGCAAGGACCCCAACGCCCCCGAGAACGCCGACGACGAGGGTGTCGCCCTCTACCGTGAGCAGATGGAGGCCGCCGGTGTCCCGGAGGACGTCATCGGCAACGCCGTGGCCGTGTCGGGCTGGACCCAGGCCGACCTGGTCATCAACACGCTGAAGCAGGCTGCTGCCTCGGACGACGGACTGACGCGCCTCAGCGTCATGGCCGCCGCCCGCGACCAGGACTACGCCTCGCCGATGCTGATCAACGGCATCCAGTGGTACAGCACCCCCGAGCTGCTGACCGGCATCGACGGGTTCCGCCCGATCACCTGGAACGCTGCCGAGCAGCGCTTCGAGCCGGCCGGAGAGGTCATCTCGATCCGCCCGGAGTGA
- the egtB gene encoding ergothioneine biosynthesis protein EgtB yields MTTSSDADTLIARYDEVRSHTETLAAPLSPEDQTVQSMPDVSPTKWHRAHVTWFFETFLLAEAEPSFAPFQDTYWFLFNSYYEAVGPRYSRSERGHITRPGAHDVGLYRGNVDARVRDLVTTMDGGMLDKLSATIELGFHHEQQHQELLLMDIKHVLSVNPLQPVYAGSPLPRSEPDTAGWVDVEGGLVEVGHPGGGFGFDNELPRHRQWLEPYRIADRLVTNGEWMHFMADRGYARPELWLSDGWAAVQAQGWSSPFYWTELDGVWHEHTLHGTQPVDPGLPVTHVSHYEADAYATWAGRRLPTEAEWEHAVVADGQGDASVAGGNLADLQTFHARPAGPATGHLRQVYGDCWEWTSSSYLPYPGFHPAAGAIGEYNGKFMSNQMVLRGGCALTPPGHARLTYRNFFPPGARWAMSGVRLADGGVPA; encoded by the coding sequence ATGACGACGTCGTCCGACGCCGACACCTTGATCGCCCGGTACGACGAGGTCCGGTCCCACACCGAGACGCTGGCGGCACCGCTGTCGCCGGAGGACCAGACCGTCCAGTCGATGCCCGACGTCTCCCCCACCAAGTGGCACCGCGCCCACGTCACGTGGTTCTTCGAGACCTTCCTGCTGGCCGAGGCCGAGCCTTCCTTCGCGCCCTTCCAGGACACCTACTGGTTCCTGTTCAACAGCTACTACGAGGCCGTCGGCCCCCGCTACTCCCGCTCCGAGCGCGGCCACATCACCCGGCCCGGCGCGCACGACGTGGGCCTGTACCGCGGCAACGTCGACGCCCGGGTCCGCGACCTGGTCACCACGATGGACGGCGGCATGCTCGACAAGCTCTCGGCCACGATCGAGCTGGGCTTCCACCACGAGCAGCAGCACCAGGAGCTGCTGCTCATGGACATCAAGCACGTGCTCTCGGTCAACCCGTTGCAGCCGGTCTACGCCGGGTCGCCCCTGCCGCGCAGCGAGCCCGACACCGCCGGGTGGGTCGACGTCGAGGGCGGACTGGTCGAGGTCGGCCACCCCGGCGGCGGGTTCGGCTTCGACAACGAGCTGCCGCGCCACCGGCAGTGGCTGGAGCCGTACCGGATCGCCGACCGGCTGGTCACCAACGGCGAGTGGATGCACTTCATGGCCGACCGCGGCTACGCCCGGCCCGAGCTGTGGCTGTCCGACGGCTGGGCCGCGGTGCAGGCGCAGGGTTGGTCCTCACCGTTCTACTGGACCGAGCTCGACGGGGTCTGGCACGAGCACACGCTGCACGGCACCCAGCCGGTCGACCCAGGCCTGCCGGTCACCCACGTCAGCCACTACGAGGCCGACGCCTACGCCACGTGGGCCGGTCGCCGGCTGCCGACGGAGGCCGAGTGGGAGCACGCGGTGGTCGCCGACGGCCAGGGCGACGCGTCGGTCGCGGGCGGCAACCTCGCCGATCTGCAGACGTTCCACGCCCGTCCCGCCGGGCCGGCCACCGGTCACCTGCGCCAGGTCTACGGCGACTGCTGGGAGTGGACCAGCTCGTCGTACCTGCCCTACCCGGGCTTCCACCCGGCGGCCGGCGCGATCGGCGAGTACAACGGCAAGTTCATGTCGAACCAGATGGTGCTGCGCGGCGGCTGCGCCCTCACCCCGCCCGGTCACGCCCGCCTGACCTACCGCAACTTCTTCCCGCCCGGCGCCCGCTGGGCGATGTCCGGCGTCCGCCTCGCCGACGGCGGGGTGCCGGCATGA
- a CDS encoding ABC transporter ATP-binding protein, giving the protein MRFGGVTALDSVGFAVADNEICGLIGPNGAGKTSLFNCVTRVYRPDEGTVTFNGEDLLSARRHQIVQHGIVRTFQNLALFPTLSVLENTMVGAHSVKKPHLIPTMLGLPTTRKARKAVELDAWDLLERLDLADLAHHPAAGLPFGTLKRVELARALISRPSLLLLDEPAGGLTHSEVNELGELILQLRRDYGFSALLVEHHMGLVMGISDHVVAMDFGRVIADGSPADVQRDPAVAAAYLGRAA; this is encoded by the coding sequence ATGAGGTTCGGCGGAGTCACCGCGCTGGACAGCGTGGGGTTCGCCGTCGCGGACAACGAGATCTGCGGACTGATCGGCCCCAACGGAGCCGGCAAGACCTCGCTGTTCAACTGCGTCACGCGCGTCTACCGCCCCGACGAGGGCACGGTCACCTTCAACGGCGAGGACCTGCTCTCGGCCCGCCGCCACCAGATCGTGCAGCACGGCATCGTGCGCACCTTCCAGAACCTGGCGCTCTTCCCGACCCTCTCGGTCCTCGAGAACACGATGGTCGGCGCGCACAGCGTCAAGAAGCCGCACCTCATCCCGACGATGCTCGGCCTGCCCACCACCCGCAAGGCCCGCAAGGCCGTCGAGCTCGACGCCTGGGACCTGCTGGAGCGCCTCGACCTGGCCGACCTGGCCCACCACCCCGCGGCCGGGCTGCCGTTCGGCACCCTCAAGCGGGTCGAGCTCGCCCGTGCCCTCATCAGTCGCCCGTCGCTGCTGCTGCTCGACGAGCCCGCCGGCGGCCTGACCCACTCGGAGGTCAACGAGCTGGGCGAGCTGATCCTGCAGCTGCGCCGCGACTACGGCTTCAGCGCGCTGCTCGTGGAGCATCACATGGGGCTGGTCATGGGCATCTCCGACCACGTCGTGGCCATGGACTTCGGTCGCGTGATCGCCGACGGCTCGCCCGCCGACGTGCAGCGTGACCCGGCCGTGGCCGCCGCCTACCTGGGGCGTGCCGCGTGA
- a CDS encoding aminotransferase class V-fold PLP-dependent enzyme, translating to MIDIETVRADTPACADQVFLDSAGSSLPPRQVVDTVVGHLRREAEVGGYRAATERAEDLAALPLALARVVGGEAGTIALTDSATRAWAQFVSAVPLERGDRVLITGVEYASNAIMLLQRVRAAGISVEVVPSDAAGRVDLEALDAMIDDRVRLVSLVHVPSTSGIVNPVREVVDLAHRHGALVVLDACQSVGQIDVDVQALGVDALSATGRKWLRAPRGTGFLYVRPGLASTLEPAVVDLHGGTWTGADAYELAADATRFQLWEGDVAGRLGLGVAAELLLRLGPAEVERAVAARGHTLRSLLGAVPGVNVHDHGDPLCGIVTFTVDGIDPAQVKGRLEADGVTVTVGGRHSTLLDLTARGLTGIVRASPHYFVTDAQLEQAAAAVAHLR from the coding sequence GTGATCGACATCGAGACCGTCAGGGCCGACACCCCCGCGTGTGCCGACCAGGTGTTCCTCGACAGCGCCGGCTCCTCGCTGCCGCCGCGCCAGGTGGTCGACACCGTCGTGGGCCACCTGCGGCGGGAGGCGGAGGTCGGCGGGTACCGGGCCGCGACCGAGCGCGCCGAGGACCTGGCCGCGCTGCCGCTCGCGCTCGCGCGGGTCGTCGGCGGCGAGGCGGGCACCATCGCGCTGACCGACAGTGCCACCCGCGCCTGGGCCCAGTTCGTCTCCGCGGTGCCGCTGGAGCGCGGGGACCGGGTGCTGATCACCGGGGTCGAGTACGCCAGCAACGCGATCATGCTGCTGCAGCGGGTGCGGGCGGCCGGCATCTCGGTCGAGGTCGTGCCGAGCGACGCCGCCGGTCGGGTCGACCTGGAGGCGCTCGACGCGATGATCGACGACCGCGTGCGCCTGGTCTCGCTGGTGCACGTGCCGTCGACCAGCGGGATCGTCAACCCGGTGCGGGAGGTCGTCGACCTCGCCCACCGGCACGGAGCGCTCGTGGTGCTCGACGCCTGCCAGTCGGTCGGGCAGATCGACGTCGACGTGCAGGCCCTCGGCGTCGACGCGCTGTCGGCGACGGGTCGCAAGTGGTTGCGGGCACCGCGCGGCACCGGGTTCCTGTACGTCCGGCCGGGCCTGGCGTCGACCCTGGAGCCGGCCGTCGTCGACCTGCACGGAGGTACCTGGACCGGCGCCGACGCCTACGAGCTCGCGGCGGATGCGACCCGCTTCCAGCTGTGGGAGGGCGACGTCGCCGGCCGGCTGGGGCTCGGCGTCGCCGCCGAGCTGCTGCTGCGGCTGGGGCCGGCCGAGGTCGAGCGAGCGGTGGCTGCGCGTGGCCACACCCTGCGGTCCCTGCTGGGAGCGGTGCCGGGGGTGAACGTCCACGACCACGGCGACCCGCTGTGCGGGATCGTGACGTTCACGGTCGACGGGATCGACCCGGCACAGGTGAAGGGCCGGCTGGAGGCCGACGGCGTGACCGTGACGGTCGGCGGCCGGCACTCGACCCTCCTCGACCTCACGGCCCGGGGCCTCACCGGCATCGTGCGGGCCTCGCCCCACTACTTCGTCACCGACGCCCAGCTCGAACAGGCCGCCGCAGCCGTCGCCCACCTCCGCTGA
- the egtD gene encoding L-histidine N(alpha)-methyltransferase, translating into MTNRREPVVSVLLDPDWASGSLVDDVRRGLGGFPRTLPPKWLYDDRGSELFDRITRLPEYYPTEAERALIAAHADEIVTLTGADTVVELGSGTSDKTRTLLDAFSSAGALDRFVPVDVSEATLRTAAAELAERYPGLLVEAVVGDFTLHLGHLPAGGRKIVAFLGGTIGNLYVEERAAFLGALADSLAPGDFVLLGTDLVKSSDRLIAAYDDSQGVTREFVTNALHVVNRELGADFDAGSFSYVPFWDPHMERMDLRLRSEMPQRVRIPGADLQIDLASGEEIRVEISTKFRPDGLRAELTAAGFAVDQLWSDGDFALTLARRSD; encoded by the coding sequence ATGACGAACCGTCGAGAGCCCGTCGTGTCAGTGCTGCTGGATCCCGACTGGGCGTCCGGCAGCCTGGTCGACGACGTCCGTCGCGGACTGGGCGGATTCCCGCGCACCCTGCCGCCCAAGTGGTTGTACGACGACCGCGGGTCCGAGCTGTTCGACCGCATCACCCGGCTGCCGGAGTACTACCCCACCGAGGCCGAGCGTGCCCTCATCGCCGCCCACGCCGACGAGATCGTCACGCTCACCGGCGCCGACACCGTCGTCGAGCTCGGCAGCGGCACCAGCGACAAGACCCGCACCCTGCTCGACGCGTTCAGCAGCGCCGGCGCACTCGACCGGTTCGTGCCGGTCGACGTCTCCGAGGCCACGTTGCGCACGGCGGCCGCCGAGCTCGCCGAGCGGTACCCCGGCCTGCTGGTCGAGGCCGTGGTGGGCGACTTCACCCTGCACCTGGGGCACCTGCCCGCCGGGGGGCGCAAGATCGTCGCCTTCCTCGGCGGCACGATCGGCAACCTGTACGTCGAGGAGCGGGCCGCCTTCCTCGGGGCCCTCGCCGACTCGCTGGCGCCCGGCGACTTCGTGCTGCTCGGCACCGACCTGGTCAAGAGCAGCGACCGGCTGATCGCCGCCTACGACGACTCCCAGGGCGTCACCCGGGAGTTCGTCACCAACGCGCTGCACGTGGTCAACCGTGAGCTCGGCGCCGACTTCGACGCCGGCTCCTTCAGCTACGTCCCGTTCTGGGACCCCCACATGGAGCGCATGGACCTGCGCCTGCGGTCCGAGATGCCGCAACGGGTCCGCATCCCCGGTGCCGACCTGCAGATCGACCTGGCCAGCGGGGAGGAGATCCGCGTCGAGATCTCCACCAAGTTCCGCCCCGACGGGTTGCGTGCCGAGCTCACCGCTGCCGGGTTCGCGGTCGACCAGCTGTGGAGCGACGGCGACTTCGCTCTCACCCTCGCGCGCCGCAGCGACTGA
- a CDS encoding winged helix-turn-helix transcriptional regulator — MTTRGGAEVDERTGSASPLGRALVLMGDMWTVRLVRAVFADQRRFQDLRDALAISDPVLSRRLRGLVGDGLLTTREYQLKPPRSEYLLTEAGLDLWRVMVALWTWDRTWAGPHHPDAGLRLRHLVCGNSTRPVFGCGRCGAIGLTARDVVGTVDDRLLLDVVSRRSRRSPAMSSPIDAAGVLGDRWSTMILSDALMGSRRFHEFEAHLKISPVTLTQRLGLFVDTGMMTREAVSAGARRQEYRLTPKGLDFFSVSTTLNSWAARWFADDGRSGLSLVHSACGAELEPQFTCNSCNGVLERRQIRFEGPGIVAGSQTDDVPSEGTASMA, encoded by the coding sequence ATGACGACGCGCGGCGGTGCCGAGGTCGACGAGCGGACCGGATCGGCGTCCCCCCTGGGCCGTGCCCTGGTGCTCATGGGGGACATGTGGACCGTCCGGCTGGTCCGGGCGGTGTTCGCCGACCAGCGTCGGTTCCAGGACCTGCGCGACGCGCTGGCGATCTCCGACCCGGTCCTGTCGCGCCGGTTGCGCGGACTGGTCGGCGACGGGTTGCTGACGACCCGGGAGTACCAGCTCAAACCTCCGCGGTCGGAGTACCTGCTGACCGAGGCCGGTCTGGACCTGTGGCGGGTCATGGTCGCGCTGTGGACCTGGGACCGGACCTGGGCGGGGCCGCACCACCCCGACGCCGGTCTGCGGCTGCGGCACCTCGTGTGCGGCAACTCCACCCGGCCGGTCTTCGGGTGCGGTCGCTGCGGTGCGATCGGCCTGACCGCGCGTGACGTCGTGGGCACGGTCGACGACCGGCTCCTGCTCGACGTGGTCAGTCGCCGCTCCCGCCGCTCACCGGCGATGAGCAGCCCGATCGACGCGGCCGGCGTGCTGGGGGACCGGTGGTCGACGATGATCCTGTCCGACGCGCTCATGGGCAGCCGGCGGTTCCACGAGTTCGAGGCGCACCTGAAGATCTCACCGGTCACGCTCACGCAGCGGCTGGGGCTGTTCGTCGACACCGGCATGATGACGCGTGAGGCCGTCAGCGCCGGAGCCCGCCGTCAGGAGTACCGCCTCACGCCCAAGGGTCTGGACTTCTTCTCGGTGTCCACGACCCTCAACAGCTGGGCGGCGCGCTGGTTCGCCGACGACGGCCGGTCGGGGCTGTCGCTCGTGCACTCGGCCTGCGGCGCCGAGCTGGAGCCGCAGTTCACCTGCAACTCCTGCAACGGCGTGCTGGAGCGACGACAGATCCGGTTCGAGGGGCCCGGGATCGTGGCCGGCAGTCAGACCGACGACGTGCCGTCGGAGGGCACGGCCTCGATGGCGTGA
- a CDS encoding branched-chain amino acid ABC transporter permease — MSTDIASPAETQSEPTPAGKGPRVIERGTRPHTILLAVGAVAALLVILWGSGLGAFNQGQLTRVAIFAIAIAGLNVATGYIGLLSVGHSAFFGLGAYTTGVLVVSYGWDPLTTIPVALVLCFIVGLFVGLPALRIRGLYLAMVTLAFGVAFPEIIAHFDDLTGGAEGMIIRRTDLRPPEWSGFTLGERTQWLYWLCVVVLLIVMLLIHNLVRSRYGMAMIAIRENEVAASASGIDIAVMKTTAFGVSGAITGVGGSLFAMYLGSLFAEGSFTLLAGITLLIGLVIGGEATRSGPLLGALAVVYVPYYTSDIGQGQSAAVLFAVVLIFVIFVAPSGIAGGVTKAVRKVLVIVPSDPRRSKKERAT, encoded by the coding sequence GTGAGCACCGACATCGCCTCGCCTGCGGAGACGCAGTCCGAGCCCACCCCCGCCGGCAAGGGCCCGCGGGTCATCGAGCGGGGCACCCGGCCGCACACGATCCTGCTCGCCGTGGGTGCGGTGGCCGCCCTGCTGGTGATCCTCTGGGGCAGCGGCCTCGGCGCCTTCAACCAGGGCCAGCTGACCCGGGTCGCGATCTTCGCGATCGCGATCGCCGGCCTCAACGTGGCCACCGGCTACATCGGCCTGCTGTCCGTCGGCCACTCGGCCTTCTTCGGCCTGGGCGCCTACACGACCGGAGTCCTGGTCGTCAGCTACGGCTGGGACCCGCTCACCACGATCCCGGTGGCGCTCGTGCTGTGCTTCATCGTCGGTCTGTTCGTGGGGCTCCCAGCACTGCGGATCCGAGGGCTCTACCTGGCCATGGTGACGCTGGCGTTCGGTGTCGCGTTCCCCGAGATCATCGCGCACTTCGACGACCTCACCGGTGGCGCGGAGGGCATGATCATCCGCCGCACCGACCTGCGGCCGCCGGAGTGGTCGGGCTTCACCCTCGGTGAGCGGACCCAGTGGCTCTACTGGCTGTGCGTCGTCGTCCTGCTGATCGTGATGCTGCTGATCCACAACCTGGTGCGCAGCCGCTACGGCATGGCGATGATCGCGATCCGCGAGAACGAGGTCGCCGCCTCGGCGTCCGGCATCGACATCGCCGTCATGAAGACCACGGCGTTCGGCGTCTCCGGTGCGATCACCGGGGTCGGCGGCAGCCTCTTCGCGATGTACCTCGGCAGCCTGTTCGCCGAGGGCTCGTTCACCCTGCTGGCCGGCATCACCCTGCTGATCGGCCTGGTCATCGGGGGTGAGGCCACCCGCAGCGGACCGCTGCTGGGAGCGCTCGCCGTCGTGTACGTGCCCTACTACACGTCCGACATCGGGCAGGGTCAGTCGGCCGCCGTGCTGTTCGCGGTCGTCCTGATCTTCGTCATCTTCGTGGCACCGTCCGGCATCGCCGGTGGCGTCACCAAGGCGGTCCGCAAGGTCCTCGTGATCGTGCCGTCCGATCCGCGCCGATCGAAGAAGGAGCGCGCCACCTAG
- a CDS encoding ABC transporter ATP-binding protein: MNAAAPLLEVRGLGAGYGQVSVLHDIDLTVGTGEAVVVLGANGAGKTTLLRAVSGLIGHTGEIRVDGQVVSNARPDQMLDRGLSLVPQGRGTLTALDVEDNLRVGGTALANRGEVDDEIDRWFGVFPRLAERRKQVAGTLSGGEQQMLAIARALMSRPRLLLCDEISLGLAPLIVQELFETLRTVSVESGTALLMVEQNAELALDIAARVYLLEVGEVASSGTAASFRENNNIRQAYLGY, translated from the coding sequence GTGAACGCCGCCGCCCCGCTGCTCGAGGTCCGCGGACTCGGCGCCGGCTACGGCCAGGTGTCGGTGCTGCACGACATCGACCTGACCGTCGGCACCGGCGAGGCCGTGGTGGTGCTGGGCGCCAACGGTGCCGGCAAGACCACCCTGCTGCGGGCCGTCTCGGGCCTCATCGGCCACACCGGCGAGATCCGGGTCGACGGACAGGTCGTCTCGAACGCCCGTCCCGACCAGATGCTCGACCGTGGCCTCAGCCTCGTCCCCCAGGGACGCGGCACGCTGACCGCCCTCGACGTCGAGGACAACCTGCGCGTCGGCGGCACGGCACTGGCGAACCGGGGCGAGGTCGACGACGAGATCGACCGCTGGTTCGGGGTCTTCCCGCGGCTGGCCGAGCGACGCAAGCAGGTCGCCGGCACGCTGTCGGGCGGCGAGCAGCAGATGCTCGCCATCGCCCGGGCGCTCATGAGCCGTCCGCGGCTGCTGCTGTGCGACGAGATCAGCCTGGGTCTGGCCCCGCTGATCGTGCAGGAGCTCTTCGAGACGCTGCGCACCGTGAGCGTCGAGTCCGGCACGGCGCTGCTCATGGTCGAGCAGAACGCCGAGCTGGCGCTGGACATCGCGGCCCGCGTCTACCTGCTCGAGGTCGGCGAGGTGGCGTCCTCGGGGACGGCCGCGTCGTTCCGCGAGAACAACAACATCCGTCAAGCGTATCTCGGCTACTAG
- a CDS encoding branched-chain amino acid ABC transporter permease produces the protein MDILLSRVFAGMTSGSIYILIALALVVVFRSSSTINFAQGEFALFTTYVAWWLTERGLNIWVVLLPVIILGFIMGALAERFLIRPVRKRDETAILIIGLGLFTGLNGLDGWIWGSDEKVFPNMFPSAEGTYFTIMGARLHYDSLLVMITTAAVVLGLTLLFTRTNLGLQMRAVATSPESAALCGIKVGRILTLSWGLSAAIGSLAGVMLVPTIPPGQLNLASMFHILIFAAAAALLGGLDSIKGAVVGGLILGVGLALINGYVSFIGGTLSLTFALIVIVLVLTVRPTGLFGTRRLERV, from the coding sequence ATGGACATTCTCCTCTCCCGCGTGTTCGCGGGCATGACCTCGGGCTCGATCTACATCCTGATCGCGCTGGCCCTCGTGGTCGTCTTCCGCAGCTCGAGCACCATCAACTTCGCGCAGGGTGAGTTCGCCCTGTTCACCACCTACGTCGCGTGGTGGCTGACCGAGCGCGGCCTGAACATCTGGGTCGTCCTGCTGCCGGTCATCATCCTCGGCTTCATCATGGGAGCCCTGGCCGAACGGTTCCTGATCCGGCCGGTCCGCAAACGTGACGAGACCGCGATCCTCATCATCGGACTCGGCCTCTTCACCGGCCTCAACGGCCTCGACGGCTGGATCTGGGGCTCGGACGAGAAGGTCTTCCCGAACATGTTCCCCTCGGCCGAGGGCACCTACTTCACGATCATGGGCGCCCGCCTGCACTACGACTCGTTGCTGGTCATGATCACCACGGCGGCCGTGGTGCTCGGGCTGACGCTGCTGTTCACCCGCACCAACCTGGGCCTGCAGATGCGGGCCGTGGCGACCAGTCCGGAGTCCGCGGCGCTGTGCGGCATCAAGGTCGGCCGCATCCTGACCCTCAGCTGGGGCCTCTCGGCCGCCATCGGGTCGCTCGCCGGCGTCATGCTCGTGCCGACCATCCCGCCCGGCCAGCTCAACCTGGCCTCGATGTTCCACATCCTGATCTTCGCCGCCGCCGCGGCGTTGCTCGGCGGGCTCGACAGCATCAAGGGTGCCGTCGTCGGCGGCCTGATCCTGGGCGTCGGGCTGGCCCTGATCAACGGTTACGTCAGCTTCATCGGCGGGACCCTCTCCCTGACGTTCGCGCTCATCGTGATCGTGCTCGTCCTCACCGTCCGGCCCACCGGACTCTTCGGCACCCGACGATTGGAGCGCGTGTGA